A genomic segment from Actinoplanes sichuanensis encodes:
- a CDS encoding magnesium and cobalt transport protein CorA: MTERSWTRGRPLGKMWADRMRGLLNNGDSASQVSFDGQSPSSVVDCGVYVDGKRLPGDFSPDQALAEACGRDGAFVWLGLHQPEEPEMAAIAQVYGLHELAVEDAVKAEQRPKLEQFNDVHFLVLRTARYVPHQELTESSQVVETGQMMIFVGERFVITVRHGDASEMAPVRADLEKQRVALLQQGPWAVAYAVTDRVVDHYLEVADDFEADLDIIEEGVFSRDRIAPIQQVYQLKRELVEFRRAVVPLQRPLASITSSQGVVPKEIRRYFRDVQDHLTRTVEQVSSYDDLLNSILQARLAQVTVDQNNDMRKIASWAAIATVWTAFAGVYGMNFDYMPETNWRYGYPALIALLSLVTVVLYRALRRNGWL; the protein is encoded by the coding sequence ATGACGGAGCGTTCTTGGACTCGCGGTCGGCCCCTCGGAAAGATGTGGGCCGATCGGATGCGCGGCCTGCTCAACAACGGTGACAGTGCGAGTCAGGTGAGCTTCGACGGGCAGAGCCCGTCCTCGGTGGTGGACTGCGGCGTCTACGTCGACGGTAAGCGCCTGCCGGGGGACTTCAGCCCGGATCAGGCCCTCGCCGAGGCGTGCGGTCGAGACGGCGCGTTCGTCTGGCTGGGCCTGCACCAGCCGGAGGAACCGGAGATGGCGGCCATCGCCCAGGTGTACGGCCTGCACGAGCTGGCCGTGGAGGACGCCGTCAAGGCCGAGCAGCGGCCGAAGCTGGAGCAGTTCAACGACGTGCACTTCCTGGTACTGCGGACCGCCCGGTACGTGCCGCACCAGGAGTTGACCGAGAGCTCCCAGGTGGTCGAGACGGGTCAGATGATGATCTTCGTCGGGGAGCGGTTCGTCATCACCGTCCGGCACGGTGACGCCTCCGAGATGGCTCCGGTCCGGGCCGACCTGGAGAAACAGCGGGTGGCGCTGCTGCAGCAGGGCCCGTGGGCGGTCGCCTACGCGGTGACCGACCGGGTGGTCGACCACTACCTGGAGGTGGCCGACGACTTCGAGGCCGACCTCGACATCATCGAGGAGGGCGTGTTCTCGCGGGATCGCATCGCCCCGATACAGCAGGTCTACCAGCTCAAGCGGGAGCTCGTGGAGTTCCGCCGGGCGGTCGTCCCGCTGCAGCGGCCGCTCGCGTCGATCACCTCCAGCCAGGGCGTGGTGCCCAAGGAGATCAGGCGTTACTTCCGGGACGTGCAGGACCACCTGACCCGTACGGTCGAGCAGGTCTCCTCCTACGACGACCTGCTCAACTCGATCCTGCAGGCCCGACTGGCACAGGTGACGGTCGACCAGAACAACGACATGCGCAAGATCGCTTCCTGGGCCGCCATCGCGACGGTCTGGACCGCGTTCGCCGGCGTCTACGGCATGAACTTCGACTACATGCCGGAGACCAATTGGCGGTACGGATACCCGGCGCTGATCGCCCTGTTGTCCCTGGTCACAGTCGTGCTCTATCGCGCGTTGCGCCGAAACGGCTGGTTGTGA
- the eccB gene encoding type VII secretion protein EccB codes for MPSRQDELHSYQYSVQRVVAALVSHDPDPHRSPLRRAGVTALVGLLVAALTVGGFAVYGLFTGHSMAEANDTSAVLVEKNSGARYVYLKSDGKLHPVLNYTSGLLLTEGDTPALKTVPAEKLAKIPLGAPLGIPDAPDALPASGNLLSGAWSVCTDTASGRARSTLVVGTAPTGGSAPTGGLLVRDASGRTHLINDGKRHLLPAARVDAIERALGWYGSRPWLVSTAWVDAVPAGPDLAAPILPAGRKNSVIPGRRVGQVLTGDGKTYAVVLADGIAALTEMQAKLMATTPITVDPEVFLKLPPSDTQLVGAEGLPTTVPALAETPASACVTMPGAAVKVNPTIPAGTAPAAKARVDLVHVARGKGALVEAIASPDAPEGSGTVSLITDSGRYYPLASRDLLGRFGYGSVRPTRIPAQLVAYLPAGPALDPIRAGRQ; via the coding sequence GTGCCGTCGCGTCAGGATGAGCTGCACTCGTATCAGTACTCGGTGCAGCGTGTGGTCGCGGCGCTGGTCTCGCACGACCCGGATCCACACCGGTCGCCGCTGCGCCGGGCCGGCGTCACGGCACTCGTCGGCCTCCTGGTCGCCGCCCTGACCGTCGGCGGGTTCGCCGTCTACGGCCTCTTCACCGGGCACAGCATGGCCGAGGCGAACGACACGAGCGCGGTGCTGGTCGAGAAGAACAGTGGCGCCCGGTACGTCTATCTGAAGTCCGACGGCAAGCTGCACCCGGTGCTGAACTACACGTCCGGGCTGCTGCTGACCGAGGGGGACACGCCGGCACTGAAGACGGTGCCGGCCGAGAAACTCGCGAAGATCCCGCTCGGCGCCCCGCTCGGCATCCCGGACGCGCCGGACGCCCTGCCCGCCTCCGGAAACCTGCTCAGTGGCGCCTGGTCGGTGTGCACCGACACCGCCTCGGGTCGGGCCCGCAGCACGCTCGTGGTCGGGACCGCGCCCACCGGTGGCAGCGCGCCGACCGGTGGCCTGCTGGTCCGGGACGCGAGTGGGCGTACCCATCTGATCAACGACGGGAAACGGCATCTGCTGCCGGCGGCCCGGGTGGACGCCATCGAGCGCGCCCTCGGCTGGTACGGCTCCCGCCCCTGGCTGGTCTCGACCGCCTGGGTCGACGCCGTCCCGGCCGGTCCCGATCTGGCCGCGCCGATCCTCCCGGCCGGGCGGAAGAACTCGGTGATCCCCGGCCGCCGGGTCGGTCAGGTGCTGACCGGCGATGGGAAGACGTATGCCGTGGTGCTCGCCGACGGAATCGCCGCGCTCACCGAGATGCAGGCGAAACTGATGGCCACCACACCGATCACGGTGGACCCCGAGGTATTCCTCAAGCTGCCCCCGTCGGACACCCAACTGGTCGGCGCCGAAGGACTGCCCACCACGGTGCCGGCCCTGGCCGAGACGCCGGCGAGCGCCTGCGTGACGATGCCCGGCGCCGCCGTGAAGGTGAATCCCACGATCCCCGCCGGTACGGCTCCGGCCGCCAAGGCGCGGGTCGATCTGGTGCACGTGGCCCGTGGAAAGGGCGCGCTGGTGGAGGCGATCGCCTCGCCCGACGCCCCGGAGGGCAGCGGTACGGTGAGCCTGATCACCGACTCCGGCCGGTACTACCCGCTGGCGAGCCGAGACCTGCTGGGCCGATTCGGGTACGGGAGTGTGCGTCCCACCCGGATTCCGGCTCAGCTGGTCGCCTACCTGCCCGCCGGTCCGGCCCTGGATCCGATCCGGGCCGGCCGGCAGTAG
- a CDS encoding peptidylprolyl isomerase, whose protein sequence is MAETLYATLHTNHGVIRLQLFPDHAPATVRNFVELAEGTKEYKDPRTNQPGSGPYYDGTISHRVIAGFMIQLGDPTGTGRGGPGYQFGDEFHPELAFDRPYLLAMANAGPGTNGSQFFITVAPTPHLNRRHTIFGQVADEQSAKVVDSIANTATGPGDRPREDVVIERVVIERS, encoded by the coding sequence GTGGCCGAGACCCTTTACGCCACCCTGCACACCAATCACGGCGTCATCCGCCTCCAGCTCTTCCCGGATCACGCCCCGGCGACCGTCCGGAACTTCGTGGAGCTGGCCGAGGGCACCAAGGAGTACAAGGACCCCCGGACCAACCAGCCGGGCAGCGGGCCGTACTACGACGGCACCATCTCCCACCGGGTCATCGCCGGCTTCATGATCCAGCTCGGTGACCCGACCGGCACCGGCCGCGGCGGCCCCGGCTACCAGTTCGGCGACGAATTCCACCCGGAGCTCGCCTTCGACCGGCCGTACCTGCTGGCGATGGCGAACGCCGGGCCGGGCACCAACGGCTCGCAGTTCTTCATCACGGTCGCGCCGACCCCGCACCTGAACCGTCGGCACACCATCTTCGGCCAGGTCGCGGACGAGCAGTCGGCCAAGGTCGTCGACTCGATCGCGAATACGGCGACCGGCCCGGGCGACCGCCCGCGCGAGGACGTCGTCATCGAGCGAGTGGTGATCGAGCGCTCCTGA
- a CDS encoding rhomboid family intramembrane serine protease has product MSEAPSTVPACYRHPSRETLLRCSRCDRPICTSCMNDAVVGHHCPECVKEGRRSQRPARTAFGGSRAGQLGYVTTSIIVINSLVMVASAIMGGPRAIVGGGTWNLFGSSTPVTEWGAVLGYAWYDEAIHGVAAGEWYRLFTAMFVHYGVVHLLLNMMLVAQVGRYLEVQLGPLRFAALYLLAGLGGNVAAYVFQPGNRMSAGASTATFGLIIAVIVVNRRLVRDSGPMMSTLIMNVIFTFTVPGISIAGHLGGLVTGGLATVALVYPKLPHRSVKQLIGCAVLLVLILAAAWMRTSTLLN; this is encoded by the coding sequence ATGAGTGAGGCTCCGTCGACGGTTCCGGCGTGCTATCGGCATCCGTCACGCGAGACTCTGCTCCGGTGCAGCCGGTGTGATCGTCCGATCTGCACCAGCTGCATGAATGACGCGGTCGTGGGTCATCACTGTCCCGAGTGCGTCAAGGAGGGCCGTCGCAGCCAGCGACCGGCGCGCACCGCCTTCGGCGGCAGCCGCGCCGGTCAGCTCGGCTACGTCACCACCTCGATCATCGTGATCAACTCGTTGGTGATGGTCGCGTCGGCGATCATGGGCGGTCCGCGCGCCATCGTCGGCGGCGGCACCTGGAACCTGTTCGGCAGCAGCACCCCGGTGACCGAGTGGGGCGCCGTCCTCGGTTACGCCTGGTATGACGAGGCGATCCACGGCGTCGCGGCCGGCGAGTGGTATCGGTTGTTCACCGCGATGTTCGTGCACTACGGCGTGGTGCACCTGCTGCTCAACATGATGCTCGTCGCGCAGGTCGGCCGTTATCTCGAGGTCCAGTTGGGCCCGCTCCGTTTCGCCGCGCTCTACCTGCTCGCCGGTCTCGGCGGCAACGTGGCGGCCTACGTCTTCCAGCCCGGCAACCGGATGTCCGCCGGTGCCTCGACGGCCACGTTCGGCCTGATCATCGCCGTCATCGTGGTGAACCGGCGACTGGTGCGCGACTCCGGGCCGATGATGTCGACCCTGATCATGAATGTGATCTTCACCTTCACCGTGCCGGGCATCTCGATCGCCGGTCACCTCGGTGGTCTCGTCACCGGTGGTCTGGCGACCGTGGCCCTCGTCTACCCGAAACTGCCGCACCGGTCGGTCAAGCAACTCATCGGCTGTGCGGTGCTCCTCGTGCTGATCCTGGCGGCGGCCTGGATGCGGACGTCGACGCTGCTCAACTGA
- a CDS encoding PH domain-containing protein, whose product MQWRVKPALPVAKLIAASALPLLVAVFGPEDLTRWLVAAVVAATIVVWAARDVFHPVRLAADDAGITVLTGFARQRHVPWEQIEAVRVERARRSDVLEIDTGEAVYVLSEPQLSADPHEVAVTLADLRPVS is encoded by the coding sequence ATGCAGTGGCGAGTGAAACCGGCGCTTCCGGTCGCGAAGCTGATCGCGGCGTCCGCGCTGCCGCTCCTGGTCGCCGTCTTCGGCCCCGAGGACCTCACCCGCTGGCTGGTCGCAGCGGTCGTGGCGGCGACCATCGTGGTCTGGGCGGCCCGCGACGTATTCCATCCGGTCCGCCTCGCGGCGGACGACGCCGGCATCACCGTGCTCACCGGGTTCGCGCGGCAACGGCATGTCCCATGGGAGCAAATCGAGGCGGTACGGGTGGAACGCGCCCGCCGCAGCGACGTTTTGGAGATCGACACCGGCGAAGCCGTATATGTCCTGAGCGAGCCCCAATTGAGCGCCGACCCGCACGAGGTCGCGGTGACGCTGGCCGATCTGCGGCCGGTCAGTTGA
- a CDS encoding transketolase family protein: MRETFIATTTAILEEDPRTALVLADISADSFAAAQRRHPDRVLNVGIREQLMAGVGGGLALTGMRPFLHSYAPFLIDRTYEQIKLDFAHQDVGAVLVSIGASYDAAAEGYTHQSPGDVALLDTLDGWTVHVPGHRDEVAPILRAAARHDDRVYVRLSTQENSHAHLDGGTLRVLRHGGPLVVAVGPMLDPVLEATRDLDVTVAYTHTPRPLDTAGLRAALNGDEIVVVEPYAEGTSAHLVSAALSGLPHRSLHLGVGRAEVRRYGSRHDHARAHGLDPAGLHRSIEAFLN, encoded by the coding sequence GTGAGGGAGACGTTCATCGCCACCACCACCGCCATCCTCGAGGAGGATCCGCGGACCGCCCTGGTGCTCGCCGACATCTCGGCCGACTCGTTCGCGGCGGCGCAACGACGCCATCCGGACCGGGTGCTCAACGTCGGTATCCGGGAGCAGCTGATGGCCGGGGTGGGTGGCGGGCTTGCGCTCACCGGGATGCGGCCGTTCCTGCACTCGTACGCCCCGTTCCTGATCGACCGGACCTACGAGCAGATCAAGCTCGACTTCGCGCATCAGGACGTGGGCGCGGTGCTGGTCAGCATCGGTGCCTCGTACGACGCGGCCGCGGAAGGCTACACACACCAGTCCCCGGGCGACGTGGCCCTGCTGGACACCCTCGACGGCTGGACCGTGCATGTGCCGGGCCACCGCGACGAGGTGGCGCCGATCCTGCGCGCGGCTGCCCGGCACGACGACCGGGTCTACGTGCGCCTCTCCACCCAGGAGAACAGCCACGCCCACCTCGACGGCGGCACTCTGCGCGTGCTGCGGCACGGTGGCCCGCTGGTGGTGGCGGTCGGGCCGATGCTCGATCCGGTCCTGGAGGCGACCCGCGACCTGGACGTGACGGTGGCCTACACCCACACGCCTCGGCCGCTGGACACCGCCGGTCTGCGCGCCGCCCTGAACGGCGACGAGATCGTGGTGGTCGAGCCCTACGCCGAGGGCACCTCGGCCCACCTGGTCAGCGCGGCGCTGAGCGGGCTGCCGCACCGGTCGCTGCATCTGGGCGTCGGGCGCGCCGAGGTGCGACGGTACGGCAGCAGGCATGACCACGCCCGCGCTCACGGCCTGGACCCGGCCGGGCTGCACCGCTCGATCGAGGCATTCCTGAACTAG
- a CDS encoding thiamine pyrophosphate-dependent enzyme, translating to MKLLSRVTADVKHSPSAHSTLDVLWVLYDRVLRITPETVDDPGRDRFFLSKGHGPAAYYAVLAAKGFFPEEWLDDMGGWDSPLGHHPDRVLVPGVEVGTGSLGHGLGIAVGAALGLRAQGYLDTRTFVLLGDAELDEGSNHEAIAYAAAIRLPITAIVIDNQSSTHGWPGGIPARFPNWGVSVVNGRDRDEIERSLRVVENRPRLVVAAL from the coding sequence ATGAAGCTGCTGAGCCGAGTCACCGCGGACGTCAAACACTCCCCCAGCGCCCATTCCACCCTGGATGTGCTGTGGGTTCTCTACGACCGAGTGTTGAGAATCACTCCGGAGACCGTCGATGATCCGGGTCGCGACCGATTCTTCCTGTCGAAGGGTCACGGCCCGGCCGCGTACTACGCGGTGCTCGCCGCGAAGGGCTTCTTCCCCGAGGAGTGGCTCGACGACATGGGCGGATGGGACAGCCCGCTCGGCCACCACCCGGATCGGGTGCTGGTCCCCGGTGTCGAGGTCGGCACCGGATCACTGGGCCACGGACTGGGCATCGCCGTCGGGGCCGCGCTCGGCCTACGCGCCCAGGGCTACCTCGACACCCGGACGTTCGTGCTGCTCGGCGACGCGGAACTGGACGAGGGCTCCAACCACGAGGCGATCGCGTACGCCGCCGCGATCCGGCTGCCGATCACCGCGATCGTCATCGACAACCAGAGTTCGACACACGGCTGGCCCGGCGGCATCCCGGCGCGATTCCCGAACTGGGGTGTCTCGGTGGTGAACGGGCGCGACCGCGACGAGATCGAGCGGTCCCTGCGCGTCGTCGAGAACCGGCCGCGTCTGGTGGTGGCGGCGCTGTGA
- the soxR gene encoding redox-sensitive transcriptional activator SoxR: METLTIGELSARSGVAPSALRFYEREGLIHASRTSGNQRRYDRAELRRVSFIKIAQQVGVSLDEVREALDSLPENRTPTKADWSRLSARWRYRLQERITVLERLRDELSGCIGCGCLSLQRCKLANPGDRLAARGTGPQRILNSAAS, translated from the coding sequence ATGGAGACGCTGACCATCGGCGAACTGTCCGCCCGTAGCGGAGTCGCGCCGTCGGCCCTGCGCTTCTACGAGCGGGAGGGGCTCATCCACGCCTCACGCACCAGCGGTAACCAGCGACGATACGACCGGGCCGAGCTGCGGCGGGTGTCGTTCATCAAAATCGCCCAGCAGGTCGGAGTGTCCCTCGACGAGGTCCGTGAGGCCCTGGACTCACTCCCGGAGAACCGGACCCCGACCAAGGCCGACTGGTCACGGCTGTCGGCCCGCTGGCGCTACCGGCTGCAGGAGCGGATCACCGTGCTCGAGCGGCTCCGGGACGAGCTCAGCGGCTGCATCGGCTGCGGTTGCCTGTCGTTGCAGAGGTGCAAACTGGCCAACCCCGGCGACCGGCTCGCCGCCCGCGGTACCGGCCCGCAGCGAATCCTCAACTCGGCCGCGTCCTGA
- a CDS encoding class I SAM-dependent methyltransferase codes for MITKDWHAWHRPYAEPGSPLARRLRVVQGHLARWLDERPEPALSVVSMCAGQGHDLLGVLAERADAARVRATLIEFDERNVAAAREHAAGLPGVTVVRGDAGDPAVYRGAVPADLVLMAGVLGNISDTDVRATVAMLPQLCAAGATVIWTRTRRVPDLTPSIRDWLADEGFREQAFTAPDDVLFAVGVHRFTGRPRELTATDRFFRFAA; via the coding sequence TTGATCACGAAGGACTGGCACGCGTGGCATCGGCCCTACGCCGAGCCCGGGTCGCCGCTGGCCCGGCGGCTGCGGGTGGTTCAGGGCCACCTCGCCCGGTGGCTGGACGAGCGGCCCGAGCCCGCGTTGTCCGTGGTGAGCATGTGTGCCGGGCAGGGCCATGATCTGCTCGGAGTGCTGGCCGAGCGGGCCGATGCCGCGCGGGTGCGGGCGACCCTGATCGAGTTCGACGAGCGCAACGTGGCCGCGGCCCGGGAGCACGCCGCGGGCCTGCCGGGGGTGACCGTGGTCCGGGGCGACGCCGGCGACCCGGCCGTCTATCGAGGCGCGGTTCCGGCCGATCTGGTGCTGATGGCCGGGGTGCTCGGCAACATCAGCGACACCGACGTACGCGCCACCGTCGCGATGCTGCCCCAGTTGTGCGCCGCCGGCGCGACGGTGATCTGGACCCGGACCCGTCGCGTCCCGGATCTGACGCCGTCGATCCGGGATTGGCTGGCCGACGAGGGTTTCCGGGAGCAGGCGTTCACCGCACCCGACGACGTGCTCTTCGCCGTCGGGGTGCACCGGTTCACCGGCCGCCCGCGAGAGCTGACCGCGACCGACCGGTTCTTCCGCTTCGCGGCGTGA
- a CDS encoding NAD(P)H-quinone oxidoreductase, whose product MRAIVIEDKQLVWAEVPDPEAAEGEVVVDVTASAVNRADVLQRQGFYPPPPGAPAYPGLECSGVISAVGPGVAGHHVGERVCALLAGGGYAERVVVPAGQLLPVPAGLSLVEAASLPEVACTVWSNVVDRDRLRPGETLLVHGGGSGIGTFAVQLGAALGAKVLVTARESKHERLRTLGADLAIDYQKDDFVRSTLHHTDGRGADVVLDIMGAKYLARNIEALAPDGRITVIGMQGGRTAELDLGALMAKRGRVSSTSLRARSAADKARIVTGVRDQVWPLVAAGLIKPIVHSTFPLAEAAAAHELLESNDHFGKILLQR is encoded by the coding sequence ATGCGCGCGATCGTGATCGAGGACAAGCAGTTGGTCTGGGCCGAGGTTCCGGATCCGGAGGCGGCCGAAGGCGAGGTCGTCGTCGACGTCACCGCGTCGGCGGTCAACCGGGCGGACGTTCTGCAGCGGCAGGGCTTCTATCCGCCGCCGCCCGGTGCGCCCGCCTATCCGGGGCTGGAGTGCTCCGGGGTGATCAGCGCGGTCGGGCCGGGCGTCGCCGGGCACCACGTGGGTGAGCGGGTGTGCGCGTTGCTCGCCGGGGGCGGCTATGCGGAGCGGGTGGTGGTTCCGGCCGGGCAACTGCTGCCGGTTCCGGCCGGGTTGTCGCTGGTCGAGGCGGCGTCACTGCCTGAGGTCGCGTGCACGGTCTGGTCCAACGTGGTGGATCGGGACCGGCTGCGTCCGGGCGAGACGTTGCTGGTGCACGGCGGTGGCAGCGGGATCGGCACGTTCGCCGTGCAACTGGGGGCCGCGCTGGGCGCGAAAGTCCTGGTCACCGCACGAGAGAGCAAACACGAGAGGCTGCGCACGCTCGGCGCCGATCTGGCGATCGACTATCAAAAAGACGATTTTGTACGGTCGACCCTGCACCACACCGACGGAAGAGGCGCTGACGTCGTCCTGGACATCATGGGAGCGAAGTACCTGGCCCGTAACATCGAGGCGCTCGCGCCGGACGGCCGGATCACGGTGATCGGCATGCAGGGTGGCCGGACCGCCGAGCTGGACCTGGGTGCGCTGATGGCGAAACGGGGCCGGGTGTCGTCGACGTCGTTGCGGGCCCGGTCGGCCGCGGACAAGGCACGGATCGTGACGGGCGTCCGGGATCAGGTGTGGCCGCTGGTGGCCGCAGGACTGATCAAGCCGATCGTGCACAGCACGTTCCCGCTGGCGGAGGCGGCCGCGGCGCACGAGTTGCTGGAGTCGAACGACCACTTCGGCAAGATCCTGCTGCAGCGCTGA
- a CDS encoding DUF4352 domain-containing protein: MTYAPHRSAPAAHRAPARRASPREDGVDVHPLRTRLWIAGGVAVSAALIAFGVWAVVTTPATVVVTVADPGDIPAADFGFEVTGLRCGVESIGPEGMAEKAAGQFCLVDLEVTNNGGEPKLFDSGAQRVQDTNGVAYAVADQAAVFLNEGSPSLLAEVEPGETVTGVLPFDVPSDVRLREATLTGAMSTPGVRVMLPDPR, encoded by the coding sequence GTGACGTACGCGCCGCATCGTTCCGCGCCCGCCGCTCACCGGGCGCCCGCCCGCCGGGCATCGCCCCGCGAGGACGGGGTCGACGTGCACCCGTTGCGCACGAGGCTCTGGATCGCCGGCGGAGTCGCCGTCTCGGCCGCCCTGATCGCCTTCGGAGTGTGGGCGGTGGTGACCACCCCGGCCACCGTCGTCGTGACGGTCGCCGACCCGGGCGACATCCCGGCCGCCGATTTCGGTTTCGAAGTGACCGGGCTGCGCTGCGGCGTCGAGTCGATCGGCCCGGAAGGGATGGCCGAGAAGGCCGCCGGACAATTCTGTCTGGTCGACCTCGAGGTGACGAACAACGGCGGCGAGCCGAAACTGTTCGACAGTGGCGCGCAGCGCGTCCAGGACACCAACGGAGTAGCCTACGCCGTCGCCGATCAGGCCGCGGTGTTTCTCAACGAAGGCAGTCCGTCGCTGCTCGCCGAGGTCGAGCCGGGCGAGACGGTGACCGGTGTGCTGCCCTTCGATGTGCCCTCTGACGTGCGCCTACGTGAGGCCACGCTGACCGGGGCGATGTCCACTCCGGGCGTACGCGTGATGTTGCCCGATCCCCGCTGA
- a CDS encoding C40 family peptidase, translating to MSTPLQALPATPELADHPLGAEIQKRQLGKSAPDAAQAPWTRLRELRFDAGFEAAPVRDGLEARAAAAERVSRALPRRAVTVSRPSVRVRPSPVSRRPAVLARQAVRVAERPAAREIRTTRVARPTRAQTARPVRKRVTVQQRRVTVDRGAVRRSARSTTVRSLGSSTASRDMRAVIAYAKSQVGKRYVRGGEGASGFDCSGLTKRAYAKAGLSLPHSSGGQARRARSVSRSQARPGDLVVGRGHVGIYMGNGMMIDAGNSRTGVVYRKVYRGLSVSRLN from the coding sequence GTGAGCACACCGCTTCAGGCCCTGCCGGCCACACCAGAACTCGCGGACCACCCACTGGGCGCGGAGATCCAGAAGCGACAGCTCGGCAAGTCGGCGCCGGATGCGGCGCAGGCGCCGTGGACCCGGCTCCGCGAACTCCGGTTCGACGCCGGGTTCGAGGCGGCACCGGTACGTGACGGGCTGGAGGCCCGCGCGGCGGCCGCCGAACGCGTGTCACGCGCCCTGCCGCGGCGGGCCGTCACGGTGAGCAGGCCCTCGGTCCGGGTCCGGCCGTCGCCGGTCTCCCGCCGTCCCGCCGTCCTCGCCCGTCAGGCCGTCCGGGTCGCTGAGCGCCCGGCCGCCCGGGAGATCCGTACGACACGCGTGGCACGCCCCACACGGGCCCAGACGGCGCGTCCGGTGCGGAAGCGGGTAACCGTCCAGCAGAGGCGGGTGACCGTGGATCGTGGCGCCGTACGACGGAGCGCCCGCAGCACCACGGTGCGGAGTCTCGGGTCGTCCACCGCCTCACGGGACATGCGTGCGGTCATCGCGTACGCCAAGTCCCAGGTCGGCAAGCGCTACGTGCGTGGCGGCGAGGGCGCGAGCGGCTTCGACTGCTCCGGGCTCACCAAACGGGCGTACGCGAAAGCCGGTCTGAGCCTGCCGCACTCGTCCGGCGGACAGGCCCGGAGGGCCAGGTCGGTCTCGCGGTCACAGGCCCGTCCGGGTGATCTCGTGGTCGGCCGCGGGCATGTGGGCATCTACATGGGCAACGGGATGATGATCGACGCGGGGAACAGCCGTACCGGGGTGGTCTACCGCAAGGTGTACCGAGGGCTGTCGGTCTCCCGGCTGAACTGA
- a CDS encoding YbhB/YbcL family Raf kinase inhibitor-like protein: protein MSLDRATAPDPYDVLPPVPSFTVTSTDMTDGQPLDELYVHTSVGGKNLSPQLSWSGFPPETRGFVVTCFDPDAPTGSGFWHWVLVNLPVSVTSLERGVDPLPEGAFCVRSDYGDRAYGGSAPPPGDRPHRYVFAVHAIDVDRLEVTPDASPAYVGFNLAFHTLARATIRPTFQVRG, encoded by the coding sequence ATGAGTCTTGACCGCGCCACGGCGCCCGATCCCTACGATGTTCTGCCACCGGTCCCGTCTTTCACGGTGACCAGCACGGACATGACGGACGGGCAGCCCCTCGACGAGCTCTACGTGCACACCAGTGTCGGCGGGAAGAACCTGTCGCCGCAGCTCTCCTGGTCCGGCTTCCCGCCCGAGACCCGCGGCTTCGTGGTCACCTGCTTCGACCCCGACGCACCGACGGGCAGTGGCTTCTGGCACTGGGTGCTGGTGAACCTGCCGGTCTCGGTGACGTCGCTGGAGCGCGGGGTGGACCCGCTGCCGGAGGGCGCGTTCTGCGTGCGCAGCGACTACGGCGACCGTGCTTATGGTGGCTCGGCGCCGCCGCCCGGCGACCGCCCGCATCGGTATGTGTTCGCGGTGCACGCGATCGACGTCGACCGTCTCGAGGTGACACCCGACGCGTCACCCGCCTACGTCGGTTTCAACCTCGCGTTCCACACCCTCGCCCGGGCCACGATCCGGCCGACCTTCCAGGTGCGGGGCTGA